The genomic region ATAATGTGCAATTATTGTGGGTGCAGTCAGGAAGTGAGCATCAAGCTGTagcacatccggctgtgattgggagttccgtaggtcggcgcacaattggcccagcgtcgtccgggtttggccaccattgtaaataagaattagttcttaactgacttgcctatatatatatatatatatatatatatatatatatatatatatatatatatatatatatatatatatatatatataggttgttgacagactatatatatatttatacacacaaatacatgtaaaaaaaatatctgcAAAACATATGAAAAAATAAATCTATTCTAGACCAATCAATAACTCAGGTGATTGTCAGTTGAAAGTGTATGTAGTCTTAGGGAACGTACCACTGAAAGACTTCCCAAAGGGCTTTGTTCTGAATCCTCTCGATTTGGCGGATGCTGAAGCCTCTCATGGTCTTctgaaaaaacccttgaatcTCCTTAAACTCCACTGACAAGCACGGAAGGTCGACTCTCTAATAGGGAcatgatgggagagagagaaactgtcaTAATACACCATTAGCCTACCATGTAGGGACAGATTGGAGCAGTTATTTGCCCAGGAACAAAGCAAACAGCCATCTCCATTGGTCTAAATAGCAGGTTCCTTGCATCTGGTATGTATTGTATATAATACCTTGTATCCTGTTTCAGGAGTTTGTGCCTTGTCCCAGTGTCCTGGTAAAGCTCTGAAATTTGAGTGATTGATCGGAGCCCTTTTGCTGAAATGTAGAAGAACAAtaaatattttccttggtgccccgacttcctagttaataacatttacatgattagtttaatcatgtaataacaattacagagaattgatttgataaaataacagtcttcactttaatgatgccaaagacacgacatctGACACCATTTTAATCAGGAGAATCTCCTCTTTGTAATGATGTAAGGCTGGGCAGCGAGCTCTGCTGTCATCAAACGCTAGTCTTTAAAATGTCAGAAATCACACATTACTGTTGGAACGAGGCTGCCCCATTGTTTCTCTATGGGGAAATTGTACAAGGACATGACATGTCTGTCAACTTCCCCAAATATCTCACaatgtgtatatttagatttttttcacaTCGGACATAATTTTTTTATCAGGAGAATCTCCTCTTTTTaatgatgcaccaagtctggacaGCGAGCTCTGCGGTCACCGATCGCTAGACCAAGACCGAAGTTAACATTTTTCCCTACTTCCTTGTTACGCAGATGTAAGCACACTTGACATTTGTTATCTATCAGTTTTGTCCTAAGTACAGATTGTAGTTGTAAAATAAAAAGGGATACTTTCTTTGGTGCCATTTAGGGGAAATGGAATTCTAAGTATCACTTCAGTCAGAAGAGGCTTATCGAAGGTTCGTTTCAATTCATTTGCTATTCGCGCTGGTGTTCCAGCTCAGCCAACGTTCCTTGGCCAtttttcagccttgggtgaattttTACTTATTCTATTGGCCAGCCTACCAGCAGAGCTAGCTGATAAATCGAGCTCTTGCCAAATCCAGTCAGGAGGAGAGCGAAAACATATTCTCCCCCAAGAAAATTCTTGAATGCAGATATTTGCTGTTCTTTCAATTAAGCTATTCCCTCCAGTTCTTATATAACTGCTGCTATGGCAGCATCAACACCAACCTCCAGGTGCTTCTCGTTGTCATCATCAACTAAACCACCCCCACAGATTATCAGAGGACGCTGATTGGTCCGGCCATacggtggagggagagggatgtgcTCAAATGGTCTTAATCTGGTTGTTGACAGACTGTATCCGTGTGGCGAAACAGAATGTAAGCTTGCGTGATCAGGATTGTTCGTACGAGGCTATAGTGCTACGGAAAAAATCTAAACGTGCACCGAGTGGGGGCCATGGACCGAGAttgggaaaccctggtctagcaaagtaaacatacaaaaaacattATTTACGGTCAGCTACTCCTCTTCTATAGACTACTTTCAAGGCAAGAGAACACATGAGGAGCCTAGTGGTGAAGTGAGTGAACAATCCCCAGGAGAGTCATTTCAAGATCAAATTGATCCATACAAAAAACTTTTACAGCTTTATCTTACCTGGTTTTGATAGTTTGTGCATCAGCTGAAGAGACGAACACAGGCCGTCTTCTCACAACCTTCTTGGTGCTGTACTGCTTGtttgtttgaatcatgtctgaaaAGGAGCAGAGCTGTTGTAACAACAGACAGTTCACTTCACATTCAGATGTCATTCTCTTGCCATAGTGACTCCATCCAGAACTATCTCAATTTGTCACATACAGTAGTAGCTGTAAGAATTACTGCATATCTGTTCGTAATATACTATGTATGGTGTATATGGTTTTAAGGCTGCAGTTGGTTTATCTTGGATATCACGTCATTTGTGCTCACCTGGGAAACTGAGTTCATAGGTCTGTGACCCCGCGGTGAACTCCATCACAGCCTTGTTGTCTTCCTGGAACCTCTTCTCCAGGTCTTCACTGGTGATGGTGGCTGCCCTGTGTCCACTGATCTGTAGGGCAAGACAGAAAACATGGGGGTTATGCATTGTTAGCATAATTGTGATTTAAAGAGGGACTGAACTCTGTCCTATTCAaccatcactattcaacactgCTCGTCGTCACTCACTGCTGATGCGTACTGGATCCAGTTTCCAAACTCATCCTCCCAGAACCAGGCCCACTCTGTGGTGAGGATGAATATAGGCTGTAGCACAGAGGAGACGGTGGAGAGACGCCGGGCTTTGTTCAGGCCGCAGGTCATCGTATCGAAACACACAGGCTGGACTCCACGACTAGACAAGAAAGAATAAAAGACAGCGAACAATCAGCAGTCACAATAGGAGAAGCTGTATATCACACTAACTAGAAGCGTATACGGCATTAACAACTCATCGTATTAGCAACTAGCAACATTTGCCCACCATTGACCAAGTGCCCTACGTGTTACTGCCCATTCAAGTTCATTCTTCTTAAAGGTAGAGCCCACCTGTATGTCTTTGCTGGGTCGCAATAGTCCTTCTCAATCCCCTCGTTGTCTTGTAGAGCTGTCCAGTTTagtccctccctcacctcccatTGGTAGGGCATGGTAGAGTGGGCTTTAAAGCACTTATCTGAAATATGAGTAAAGTTAGGTGTTGAAGTCTTATGTTTATTAAGCTCTAAGCATTGATTATTCTTAAAATGATGCTTTGAAAATGCTGTCTTACCACCGTGTATGCAACTGCCCTTGATGAAGTACATACATATTTCAGATTTATCTGAAACAGAGAACAGGATATTTAATTTACCATGCCAATAGAATCAACATCTATACATTTTGATAGCTTGTGACTGGGAATGTTCATCATTCATCGGCTCTTAATACCAGTTAATAACCATGTAAATACACTGTAACTGAGCACATGAAATAGTTTCTGCTAAATTCTAGGTTAATTTAAACAAGAAATCCACAATTAACCTACGTATTGATTCTTGTCATCAATTATGGGCTATGACTGCATGACCACCATGCTATgtgcagtagcctagtggttagagcgttgggccagtaaccgaaagtttgccgcatcaaatccctgagctgacaaggtacaaatctgtcgttctgcccctgagcaaggcagttaacccccatttcagttgaatgcattcagttgtacaactgactaggtatccccctttcctcttgcCATTACCATGACGAGGTCTGTTGGACTGCTGGCTTATGTTAACGGTGGCAATAGCAGCATCATGCTCAGGTGCTGGAGTTGCTGCAGCACCCTCCAAAAATATATAATTAGCCTACTCCTGTCTGTATAGACATTTATAAAAGCATTCAAAATAATACACCAAAGAGACGCAATTTGGGCAGCAAGCGCGCCAAATATCCAATTGCTTGTTGCGTTGtggccatagaaatagaatcaatGGAAAGgtcttggaacctctaaccctggcaatttgtcTGGTAAACTCATGAGTACATTCAAGATGGCTGCCAGTCCTGACCTCAATGGACACAACCGTTCTATGGATTCTATTTCTATCATTGCAGTTGTCAGCGAAGAGCAGCTATAGGCCTTTTGTAAATGTCTAAATACAATCGCGGGAAAAATGTAGTTTGAAAAGAAAATGCCTcttgctgaaaagagaagactaatctGTCTGCAGATGCTACCAAATGTTTTCTCAACAACTCCCAATATTAAGCGAAcagcacatttttttttattggcaCAAGCGAATCGGCCATCACCGGTGAGTAGCCTACGTATATTCATGCTATCTTTATCAATAGGTAAGCCAGTGCCACTGGATATTTTATTTAGCAGCCTATACTCTAGCCCAGGTTCTCTTAAACCATGAGTTGGGCCCCAAAGTGGGCCCTTGTCATGTGAGAGGTGGGTTGCTGTTATGAGAATGCATCTATAATCACACACTATTTCTTCTAACACCTACAAGATATTAGGACGTAGCATTAGGTTTCACTAAATGCTATGTTCTCATAAATGATACAAACTCACTTTATTTAATGACTATTTAATGACTTATGACATGCTAATAACAGTGTAGCCCTTATCGTGACTACTCGGTGGGCCTCTGTTAGACTTGTTACTTGTGTTAGCGGTTGCATTAGCTTTACCTCTTTGATGTTGCCCCTTGCCTTGCTTGGCACGGTCTTGCTTTTGCAACCACTCCATGTTCATGTACACAGACTTCAGGGAGGCAATGAGCTCGTTGGGCACCCCTCTgtcctgcaggatttttaatgGGTGGGGTTCGTAGAAATCATGGCACCTGGGACAGTTGCAGCTACCCCTGAGATACATCTCACAGATGTGGAGCCTCTTGCATGTCTCGCCATCCTGGCATTTGCCATACTCTCCAACACCGTTGTTGTAGTTGTGGCACACCTAGCAGAAGGAAAATGTTTGTATGAGaaaaaaatacacacaaacacacatgcatgcacgcacatgcATGtaggagtacacacacacaatattctgGGATAATCCATTTATATTTCTGCACACTACAGCACAAGACTGGAGGAACATGAACTTAATTTAGATCATGATCACTAAACACAAGGCCTTAACCAGACAGAGTATACTTTAGCAAAGGGGCCTACTGCAGTGTTACGTACTGGTGGTAAGAAGAAGCCATCATTCTGAAGCAGCAGGGTGCACAGCTCAGATCTGTTCAGTTCCTCCAGTCCGTGTTCTTTCAGGACTCTGCTGTTGTCCCCCGAAGTCAGGTCATGGTTGAAGCGACATCCTCCTCTGTTGTCAAAAGGAAACATTTTCTTGATACACCCGTCCATcacactgggcacaaactggttgaatcaacattattTGTCAATGTATTGTAACGTGAAATCTACGTggaaaatacactgagtgtacaaaacaaatattgagttgcacccccttttgccctcagaacagcctcaattcgtcagggcatggactctacaaggtgtcgacagcgttccacagggatgctggccaacattgactccaatgcttcccacagttgtgtcaagttgactggatgtcctttgggtggtagactattcttttttctttctttttaccccctttttctcatGATATCCAAATTACGATCCAATTCcaatctcatcgctgcaactccccaacgggctcgggagaggtgaaagtcgagtcatgtgtcctcgcgttccttaacacccgcccgcttaacctggaagacAGCCACACTaatgtgtaggaggaaacaccattcaactgacgacTGAAGTCAGTCTGCAGGCAGCTGGCCCACCTGTCACATCTGCTCCGGCATtgccctctactgctcatcctgtgtctccttgacctgccgccactcccccagtactctctccatctccattgctctgtgtgtgtgtgtgtgtgtatgtgtgtgtatgtgtgtacgattgtgtgtgtgtgtgtgcgattgtgtgggcggagacaggtgtgctggagtcagagcagatccccaccagctgcaacctgttccagaATCAAGATCTCTAgaaatactcagccctgccacttccacgctGACAGATTGTCATCTCTGATCAGTCAGTCTACGTTTCTAGCTGTTTGTTACTATTCAGATCCTGTTATCCTGTTGtgttcccctgttccactccaCGTAACACCGCCACAGAGTCGCTAGAGcacctggccaaaccctcccataaccaggacaacgctgggccaattgtgcaccgacGTATGGGACTTCCGGTCACaaccggttgtgacacagcctgggatcgccccgagtctgtagtgacacctcataGACCGCTGCGGCACTCAGGAggcggtggaccattcttgatacacacgggaaactgttgaccataaaaaaatccagcagcgttgcagttcttaacacattcaaaccggtgcacctggcacctactaccatgccccgttcaaaggcacttaaatcttttgtgtcaagcccattcaccctctgaatgtcacacatacacaatccatgtctcgaggcttaaaaatccttctttaacccgtctcctccccttcatctacactgattgaagtgggttTGACAAgtcaataagggaccatagcattcacctggattcaccttgtcagtctatgtcatggaaaaagcaggtgaccctaatgttttgtacactcagtatacatGTTACGATATTGTGTCTACATGTAGGTGAAGGAGTcaagcgcaggagagcagagatgtctGAGTAGCGTTTTTTAATAGGCAAGTCCACAAAAACATATAGGTCAGgtacaataccaaaataaacgcTCTCGACAAAAGAGAAACCAGTTACTCACGGAAGGAGGAAAAAAACAACGCTCCTAGAACTTATACACACTCGGTATATTATGTGAAAATAAACAGGCACAACCTAAACAAGCAACATAACATGAATAATCCCACACAAACCTAAGCAGGCAACAGGGGTAATTATACACACAGAAATTAAagcaaatgaaaccaggtgtgaaagaaccaaagacaaaactaacagaaaaagaaaaaggatcGTTGatggctagtaggccggcgacgccgaccgccgagcaccgcccgaacagggagaggaaccaCCCTCGGTGGAAGTCGTAAcagtacatttgatttgaaaagtttttgagggtgaaatttccaCATAGACAAagcttgtataaaatatgttgaatttgtacctttgaaataatgtcagatcttcaacgttatatccaatattagatttaaaaaaacagactGGGCAGCATCTCCTACTGGATAATTGATTTACAGCTCCCCTTTGGTCTCCCAAACATgattttaaccaagcccagccctggtatttgtcactgactacaaCCAATGTGCTATTGTGAGAATTATTATTAAGATAACTAATAACCAAATAGATTTactgttgctatcgaagtcattccaaagtGCGGTtgcagcagctcttcgcaagcacagcgctgtttatgacttctagcctatcagcctaatggctggtgtaaccaatgtgaaatggctagctagttagctgggtgtgcgctaatactgtttcaaacgtcactcgcttttagatttggagtagttattccccttgtgctgcaagggctgtggcttttgtggagcgatgggtaacgatgcttcgagtgtggctgatATCGAtttgttcctggttcgagcccaggtaggggcgaggggacggaagctatactgttacactggcaatactatagtgcctataagaacatccaatagtcaaaggtatatgaaatacaaatggtatagagagaaatagtcctataaatactatattaactacaacctaaaacctcttaccttggaatattgaagtctcacgttaaaaggaaccaccaactttcatatgttctcaagttctgagcaaggaacttaaacgttagcttttttacatggcacatattttacatggcacatattactttcttctccaacactttgt from Oncorhynchus kisutch isolate 150728-3 linkage group LG9, Okis_V2, whole genome shotgun sequence harbors:
- the si:ch73-252i11.1 gene encoding protein mono-ADP-ribosyltransferase PARP12, with product MTESTITKLICANHGSMNVDELDANFYSDLPVSVRDVITNQAKFCFVDFDGEQRVLARTGVRLCRSSDCQGCRNLHFCKRFLLGDCPFSRRRGGCRFNHDLTSGDNSRVLKEHGLEELNRSELCTLLLQNDGFFLPPVCHNYNNGVGEYGKCQDGETCKRLHICEMYLRGSCNCPRCHDFYEPHPLKILQDRGVPNELIASLKSVYMNMEWLQKQDRAKQGKGQHQRDKSEICMYFIKGSCIHGDKCFKAHSTMPYQWEVREGLNWTALQDNEGIEKDYCDPAKTYSRGVQPVCFDTMTCGLNKARRLSTVSSVLQPIFILTTEWAWFWEDEFGNWIQYASAISGHRAATITSEDLEKRFQEDNKAVMEFTAGSQTYELSFPDMIQTNKQYSTKKVVRRRPVFVSSADAQTIKTSKRAPINHSNFRALPGHWDKAQTPETGYKRVDLPCLSVEFKEIQGFFQKTMRGFSIRQIERIQNKALWEVFQWQRDLMKKNNRRRNVTEKQLFHGTDSKYLHAICLNNFDWRICGLNGTAYGKGSYFARDAKYSNSYTGQSNMRSMFVCRVLVGDYTEGHSHYLRPPSKDGGDTIFYDSCVDDVSNPSIFVVFEKHQVYPEYLIHYGDDDAWSQDYQQYYRPAPVPVPAPTPRPAPKYRPAPTPAPKSDNSCVIS